In Capsicum annuum cultivar UCD-10X-F1 chromosome 7, UCD10Xv1.1, whole genome shotgun sequence, one genomic interval encodes:
- the LOC107876372 gene encoding uncharacterized protein LOC107876372, with the protein MEYFTRLLAALQKEKEFKYHPKCVKMKIIQMVFADDLLLFCKGDFQSVKHLTRCFEQFSMASGLQANLAKSSIYFGGVKDVFVLPRKVLQLLEDTCRRFSWIGSANNAKKALIAWDKLCITTTTGGLNFISMTA; encoded by the exons ATGGAGTACTTTACAAGATTGCTGGCCGCACTACAAAAGGAGAAAGAGTTCAAATACCACCCTAAGTGTGTCAAAATGAAGATCATTCAGATGGTTTTTGCTGATGATCTCTTGTTATTTTGCAAGGGAGATTTCCAGTCCGTAAAGCACTTAACTAGATGCTTTGAACAATTTTCAATGGCCTCTGGATTACAAGCTAATCTTGCAAAGAGCTCAATATATTTTGGTGGAGTTAAAGAT GTTTTTGTGCTTCCAAGAAAGGTGCTCCAGCTTTTAGAAGACACTTGTAGAAGGTTTTCATGGATTGGATCAGCTAACAACGCTAAGAAAGCTCTTATAGCATGGGATAAACTCTGCATTACTACTACTACTGGGGGCCTAAATTTCATCTCTATGACAGCTTGA